One region of Lampris incognitus isolate fLamInc1 chromosome 12, fLamInc1.hap2, whole genome shotgun sequence genomic DNA includes:
- the brcc3 gene encoding lys-63-specific deubiquitinase BRCC36 gives MAVSAVHLESDAFLVCINHAMSTEKEEVMGLCIGEVVLNRVVHVHSVIILRRSDKRKDRVEISPEQLSAASTEAERLAEMTGRPMRVVGWYHSHPHITVWPSHVDVRTQAMYQMMDQGFVGLIFSCFIEDKNTKTGRMLYTCFQSTQKGSEYERVEIPVHVVPRDAISKMCLDSAVELPHILCQEEQDTYRKIHNLTHLDPITKIYNGSVFTKNLCSQMSAISGPLLQWLEDRLEQNKQSIGELQEEKERLLQELATV, from the coding sequence atggccgtcagcgcTGTCCACCTGGAGTCGGACGCCTTCCTGGTGTGCATAAATCACGCCATGAGCACGGAGAAGGAGGAGGTCATGGGTCTCTGCATCGGGGAGGTGGTGCTCAACCGGGTGGTTCACGTCCACTCCGTCATCATCCTCCGCCGCTCCGACAAGAGGAAGGACCGGGTGGAGATCTCCCCCGAGCAGCTGTCGGCGGCCTCCACCGAGGCCGAGCGCCTAGCGGAGATGACGGGGAGGCCGATGCGTGTGGTCGGCTGGTACCACTCGCATCCGCACATCACCGTCTGGCCCTCCCATGTGGACGTGAGGACCCAGGCCATGTACCAGATGATGGACCAGGGCTTCGTGGGCCTCATCTTCTCCTGCTTCATCGAGGACAAGAACACCAAAACGGGCCGCATGCTCTACACCTGCTTCCAGTCCACGCAGAAGGGCTCCGAGTACGAGCGGGTGGAGATCCCGGTGCACGTCGTCCCCCGGGACGCCATCAGCAAAATGTGCCTGGACTCGGCCGTGGAGCTGCCCCACATCCTGTGTCAGGAGGAGCAGGACACCTACAGGAAGATCCACAACCTGACCCACCTGGATCCCATCACCAAAATCTACAACGGGTCGGTGTTCACAAAGAACCTGTGCAGCCAGATGTCGGCCATCAGCGGCCCCCTGCTGCAGTGGCTGGAGGACCGGCTGGAGCAGAACAAGCAGAGCATCGGAGAGttgcaggaggagaaggagagactGCTGCAAGAGCTTGCCAccgtgtga
- the txnl1 gene encoding thioredoxin-like protein 1 produces MAPVKVVRIDSDFQSELAAAGSRLAVVKFTMAGCRPCIRIAPAFQLLTNKYPQVIFLEVDVHVCQGTAAANNITATPTFLFFRNRVRVDQYQGADAAGLEEKIKQHTENDPGNEDSDIPKGYMDLMPFVNKAGCECLNESDVCGFNNCLTKDSTYLESDCDEQLLITMAFNQPVKLFSLKLQCSDLTQAPKEVKVFINLPQTLGFDDAERSEATQMLELSEEDYKDDGLIPLRYVKFQSVQSVTVFIKSNQGNEETTKINYLTFIGTPVQATNMNDFKRVVGKKGESH; encoded by the exons ATGGCTCCGGTGAAGGTCGTCAGGATCGACTCGGATTTCCAATCGGAGCTGGCGGCCGCCGGCTCCAGGCTGGCCGTGGTGAAGTTCACAATGGCCGG GTGTCGGCCTTGTATCAGAATAGCTCCTGCTTTCCAGTTGTTAACTAACAAGTATCCGCAGGTCATCTTCCTCGAAGTAGATGTCCATGTTTGTCAA GGGACAGCAGCAGCCAACAACATCACAGCGACACCCACTTTCCTGTTCTTCCGGAACCGGGTTCGTGTGGACCAGTACCAGGGCGCCGACGCCGCAGGTCTGGAGGAGAAAATCAAAcagcacacagagaatgaccctgGAAACGAGGATTCAGATATTCCAAAGGGATAT ATGGACCTCATGCCTTTTGTCAACAAAGCTGGCTGTGAGTGCCTCAACGAGAGCGACGTCTGTGGCTTCAATAACTGCTTAACCAAAGACTCCACATACTTGGAGTCCGACTGTGATGAACAG CTGCTGATAACGATGGCCTTCAACCAACCAGTCAAGCTTTTCTCATTGAAGCTTCAGTGCTCAGACTTGA CTCAAGCCCCGAAGGAGGTCAAGGTGTTCATCAACCTCCCTCAGACATTAGGTTTTGATGATGCTGAGAGGAGTGAGGCCACCCAGATGCTGGAGCTGTCAGAGGAAGACTACAAAGACGACGGTTTGATCCCACTGCGTTACGTCAAGTTCCAGAGTGTCCAGAGTGTCACG GTTTTCATCAAGTCCAACCAAGGAAACGAAGAGACAACAAAAATCAACTACCTGACGTTCATAGGCACTCCAGTGCAGGCCACCAACATGAATGACTTTAAAAGG GTTGTGGGGAAGAAGGGGGAGAGTCACTGA